CTGCCAGCTGCAGCTGCCGAGGGCAGGTGCATGGCTGATCCCTGACCGCGCCCCACCTTTCAATCGCGCCCCACTTTTCATTCTCCACCTGGTTTCTCAGCAGCTCAGAGATGCGGCCACAAGGCGCTCTCGCTCCCCgccaccctcccccacccaggGACTTTAAAGGACACTCCCGCCTGCTGCACCCCCACGGCTCAGCACCTAGGACCTATGCCCCACATATCTCCCTGGCTGGGAGCGGGGTGTGCACTGGGCTACAGAGAGGAGGGCACCACCTAGCAGATGAGCTTCCTCGAGGAGACAACCTGCCGTGTGCCCACCCGGGGTCCCAGGGCGGGGGCAGGCCCTACCTCTGCTGCTCTAGCACCTCCTCCAGCAGGCTCCAGCCCTCCCGGCTGCCGGCTGCGCCGCCATGCAGGCCTGGGCTCTGTGCAGGGGTGTGGAAGGGGCTCAGGCCGCCCCTGCTGGCCCGATTGGCGGGGGCCTGGCACACCTGGCGAGCCAGCCCCTTGATTTTGTTCAGTCCCAGAAACCCTTTGGTCCGTGTGGTCTTCCTCAGCTGCTGCCGAAAGGCCTTCAGCCCTGCAGGGAGAATGAATCAGTAGGTCAACGGCCACCTGGCTCTCAGCCCAGTCTCCACGGCCCTTGGCTTAGGGGGTTTCCAAGCCTCAGGTGGGGGGTAAGGAAAGGACGGGTGACACAAGCATGTCTGGACAGGAGTCTGGCACCCAAGCCCCGGGGTGGCGTAGAGGCAGCCGGCAGCCAGGGCCCTTCCCTGACCCCATGCCTCCTCCAAGTCGGAGGTGCTGCCCAGCAGAGAGTCGTCTCCTCTGCTTTCAGAACCAGCCACGGAGGCCACGTGCTCAGGGACCCACGTATGTCTATCCCAGCAGGCCGCGACCCCCCAAGCCACCAGAGCACTGAGCACCCCAGCCTGCCCAGAGCACTGAGGGTCCCACCCAGGCCCGGTGGAGAACAGGGGGCGCCATCTGCCATCACGGACAAAGTCACGTACTTCCAAAGACACACATGATCCCCTGAGGAAGGTGGAGGTAAGTGTGGGAGGAGCGCGGCTCACCTTGAGTCAGTGAGGTGTCCGACGCCCGCCGTCCCTCCTGGAAGCTGACAGGGAGCAGAACAGCTCCTCCCAAGCCCCCCTGAGCCTGCAGCACTGGGGTGGCGGACTGCGACCCCAGGAAGGGTGAGGCCAGCCTGACCGGGGAGCAGGCGCCCAACAGCCCCTGAGTGGCCGGGGTGCCACTGAGCCCCGCAGGGCTTTTGCTCGCAGAGAAGGTCAGACAACTGTCCGAGCTGGTTCCCTCTGCAGGACTCGCCGTGGCGGAGGGGGAGACGACTATACCTGTGGGGGGAGGATGGCGCTTTTGCTGCTGCAGTGCAGAGGAACAGGCTCCCCGGGCCACTGCTGGGCACGCACGGCTGCGCTGGcctccccatccctgccctcAACCTGGTGGGAAGATGGCTCGATGCCACCAGAACCCAGGGAGCCCCAAAGGCAAGCCGCCATCACGGTGCAGCTGCAGGGGCAGGTCACAGTGGGCCTCAGGCCGAGGGGCTGCCCTCCCAGCACGCAGGGGCGGCCTGGGGAGGACCCTGCTGGAGGCCAAACCCCATGCTGTATCCTCCACTAGAACAACCACATGCAGGGCAGCCTCTAAACATCAACTGTGTGGTGTCAGGGATGAAAACAAATGGCAAATCCTGAGAAATCCAACCTGAGAGGCTGCCGGGCAAAACGTCCATTCTAAACTAGCCCACCCTCACGTCGACTATAAGCCTATCCATTGGTGTCCTCCTGGGCCCCCAGGGACACTTACATGGAGCGGTGAGTGGGGAGAGGCGGGTGGAGACCTCGGCCAGGGTGTGCCTCCGTCCCGTGCTGCTGGGCAGGGACTCCAGCGTGTCCTGCTCCTCCTCTAGGCCCGGCCCCTGCCTGGCCTCCTCGCTGATGGCTGTGTCCAGCAGGCTGCTCGGGGACACGGGCCGGGGCCGGAACACTCCGCTGCAGCTGGCATCCACCGGGAAGAACAAGGGCTGCGTTGGAGAGACACAAGCCAGTGACTTCTTGGGCTCCAGGTGACCCGGGTGCACCGGGGCTGGGCTGAAGCGAGCCCTCTCCACACCCGCTGCGGGCACTCACCCACTGCAGTGAGCTCTGGAGCTCACAGTCCATCTTGGCCTGCAGGACGGACTGCACCAAGGTCTGCGGCTGTGGGCACAGCAAGGCGGGTCGGAAAGGGTCGGTGGAAAGACCTTCCTGAGGCACCTGGGGCCGGCAGATGGGAAAGAGGCCATCAGGGGAGCGACTCCGGGACCACCAGCACCATCGAGAGAAGAAACAAGCTGGCTTCTGTCTGGAGTGCAAGCTGCCTCGCTGGTGGGCATGACAGCTGACGGAAGGACACtggctggccaggctgggctcaggaCCATGCGCTGGTGCTGCGCTGCCAGAAGGCGGTGTGACAGGCCGGCCCCGGGGATGAGTCAGGGACAAGTGGCCTCTGGGCAGAGTCCAGCCCCCAGCAGCTGGCACCCCCTTCCCCACGCAGCCTGGGACCCGCTGCCCACGCAAGGAACCACCCTCCAAGCCGGTGCCTGACAGGGGAGGGAGCCTGAGGCCCGGGAGGAGACTCCTCCCCCTCACCTCCAAACCGCTGAGGTCCGAGCTTCGAGGCCGCGGCTGCCTGGCAGGCCCAGGGCGGGCACACTGGGCATTCCGATACTCCTTGAGCCGCTCGAGGAGGAGGTAATAAATGGCAGCAAAGTGGTTATAGCTGCTGTTTTGCAGTGACTGGGAACAAGAGGAGCAGAGATCAGCTTGGGGGCGGCGGAGAGCCCCAGGGCCCACCCGCTCCCAGGTTATTCTTGGATGACTGAGAATATCCTTTAGTGGGGTGGACAAGCCGGCCCCTAAATTAGCCTGTGCTCCCGTTTTAACTCGGCTGGTGAGTGCCTGCTTCCCCTGAGACAGCTGCCCAGCCCCTGCGGGTGAGGCCAGGGCGAGTGTGGCCAGGCTCACCTCCACCGTCCTCTGCCGGTCAACACCCAGGCTCTGCATGATACCCAGCACCTGCTCATCGTAGTCGCCCAGGTTGGAGCTGTAGCTGTGCGCGGAGAAGGTGGGGCAGGCGGGTCCCGGCAAGCAGGGCTCAGCCCGCATCCACCGGTGCTGCCGGATCTGGGCGATGCTGATGCGCCTGGCGGGGTCCACCACCAGCATACGGCGGATCAGGCTCTCACAGTCTGTGGAGGggccaggaggctgagccagggcgGCCGGGACCTCGCCTGCGCTCGCACCCACCGCCCCACATGGTTTGACACACCAGGGGCCAGGAGCAGGGGCCGGGCCATCAGCTCAGTCCTGCCACCCAAGGGGAGCCATCAGCCAGGGATCCAGACCCTGGGGGCCGCCACACTTTGTGTCCACCACACAGAGAACCACTAAGGTTCACCCTTCTGCCGTGCCCCACGCCTGAGCACCAGGTGGACAGGCATCTTTATGACACAGAAAAACCGGGTGAGCCACAGCCAGTGGGTTGGACTCAGGGATGATGCCAGCACCCTGGGTGCGGGTACTGGGCGGGGACGGCAGGTGCGAGGCACAAGCCCGTGCAGCAAGGGCACCCGTCCACCCTAGAAATAGGGCACTGAGAAGGCATCCATGGGCTGGGTTTCTCCCGCAGCCCACAGTAACCTGGGCCTGATTCCCAGACTCAACAAGGACTCCGAAGCCAGCCGCGAAGGGGCTGCAGGAGACACAGGCCCCTGCCCAGGCGAGACCACGAGACTCACCTTGAGACATGAAGAAGGGGATGCGGAAGCGGCCCTCCAGCACCCGCTGTCTCAGCGTCGGCAGGTTAGGCCCATCGAAGGGGAGA
This window of the Nomascus leucogenys isolate Asia unplaced genomic scaffold, Asia_NLE_v1 001182F_50042_qpd_obj, whole genome shotgun sequence genome carries:
- the LOC100606608 gene encoding serine/threonine-protein kinase SIK1 — its product is MVIMSEFSADPAGQGQGQQKPLRVGFYDIERTLGKGNFAVVKLARHRVTKTQVAIKIIDKTRLDSSNLEKIYREVQLMKLLNHPHIIKLYQVMETKDMLYIVTEFAKNGEMFDYLTSNGHLSENEARTKFWQILSAVEYCHDRHIVHRDLKTENLLLDGNMDIKLADFGFGNFYKSGEPLSTWCGSPPYAAPEVFEGKEYEGPQLDIWSLGVVLYVLVCGSLPFDGPNLPTLRQRVLEGRFRIPFFMSQDCESLIRRMLVVDPARRISIAQIRQHRWMRAEPCLPGPACPTFSAHSYSSNLGDYDEQVLGIMQSLGVDRQRTVESLQNSSYNHFAAIYYLLLERLKEYRNAQCARPGPARQPRPRSSDLSGLEVPQEGLSTDPFRPALLCPQPQTLVQSVLQAKMDCELQSSLQWPLFFPVDASCSGVFRPRPVSPSSLLDTAISEEARQGPGLEEEQDTLESLPSSTGRRHTLAEVSTRLSPLTAPCIVVSPSATASPAEGTSSDSCLTFSASKSPAGLSGTPATQGLLGACSPVRLASPFLGSQSATPVLQAQGGLGGAVLLPVSFQEGRRASDTSLTQGLKAFRQQLRKTTRTKGFLGLNKIKGLARQVCQAPANRASRGGLSPFHTPAQSPGLHGGAAGSREGWSLLEEVLEQQRLLQLQHHPAAAPGCSQAPQPAPAPFVIAPCDGPGAAPLPSTLLMSGLPLLPPPLLQTGVSPVASAAQLLDTHLHIGASPTTRPAVPSPRLARLAPGCEPLGLLQGDCEMEDLTACPLGTFVLVQ